TGGCGGCAATGAAACCGACCTCGACACGCGCATGTCGCGGTTCCGCAATGATCGTTCTGATCGCGCTCAGCGCGCCAAAGGTTTGGCGAAACGTCTGGCTGCAAATGTGCCCAGCAAAGGCGAAGCAGCAGGTTCAAGCGTTGGCCGCATACTGATCGATGCCTATCCAGACCGTATCGCCAAGGCGCGCGGCCAAACCGGGCAGTTCCTGCTGGCCAATGGCCGTGGCGGTGAGGTCGATCCCGCCATCAGCCTCAGCCGTGCGCAATGGCTGGTTGTGGCCGATATGTCGGGCAAGGCAGGTCGCGCACGCGTGCTTTCTGCGGCTGAAGTCTCTGAAACAGAAATCCGCACTGCTCTTGGCAACAAGATCGAAAGCGGCCGCCAAGTCGTCTATGACGCGGAAAAGAATGCATTGCGTGCCCGCGAGGCGGTGCGCATTGGCGCCATTGCCCTGTCGGAAAAGCCGCTTGCCGCTCCTTCCGGCGTGAGCGCCGATGAAGGCGTGATCGCTGCGGTGCGCGAGCACGGACTGCAAATCCTGCCTTGGGGCAAAGAGGCTGAAATCCTGCGTCGTCGTCTGGGCTGGCTCTATCGCGGCCTTGGCGATCCTTGGCCGTCTATGGATGACGACAATCTTATTGAGCGTCTTGATGAGTGGCTTTTGCCTTTCCTCACAGGCGAAGCGCAACTTGATCGTATCCCGGCGCATGTGTTGAAAAACGGTTTGATGAGCCTTGTGCCGTTCGATCTGCAACGCCTTGTCGATCAACTAGCACCCACGCATTTTGAAGTTCCGACTGGCTCAAGTATCCCGATCCGCTATGACACGGAGGAGCCGGTTCTCGCCGTCCGCGTGCAAGAGCTGTTCGGCCTTGGCATTCATCCGGCCATTGCCAATGGCAAAGTACCGCTTTTGCTGGAATTGCTTTCCCCCGCTCATCGCCCGATCCAGATCACGCGGGATCTGCCGGGTTTTTGGCAGGGCTCATGGGCCGATGTGCGCTCTGATATGCGTGGCCGCTATCCGCGCCATGTCTGGCCGGAAGATCCAGCCAATGCAGAAGCCACCCGCAGGGCAAAACCACGCGGCACCTGATACCGATCAGGAATGCAGAACGACGTGGACCTCATCCTGATCGCGGATGTTGAGATTTTCACGGATGCGCTTGTCCGAGATCAGCTCAATGCAGTCGTGCATATGTGATCCGATACGTCGGAAAATCCATACATTCATGGAACGGGAATGCGCATAAAGCGTCGCCCGCCATGCCTGGCCAATGCCGCGGCGTGGCTTGAAGAATTTGCGACGCAGACTGTTGTTCAGAATTTCGTGCTGCGGGATAGTGATGCTCGGTGGAACGAGGCCGCGATCCAGCGCCTTTAGCTGCTTGCGACGACTTTTCAGAATGGATGGGTATTCCATGATCTGCACATTCAGCGAGCCGGATGCAAAGTGATCCGGCCAGTCCTTTGGTGAATTATCCAGATGTTGTTTTCCAGGAATGACGAGCTCGGAATGTTTTCCAAGCCCGGACGATATCTTCCCCCTGAAGACAATCACGCGGCGCCCTCCATCGCTTTGCAGACAGTCCTGTTATAATTCCTTCACAAAATTGACACAATTGCTGATTGGCAGGTTTTGCCCATGAGGGGAAACTTGAAAATTCCCCACATAATAGGGCGTTGCGTGTCATGCACGCCAAAGCCTGCGACTGGATGACACAGTTCTGCTTGCGTGAATATGCGCCTTGCCGCATAAGGGGCGGATAGGGGTGATCATGCACGCAGAATTCGACAATCGGGCTTCAAATCTTTCGCGAAAGCCGCGCCTGACCACGTTGGTGCGTCTGCGCTGGCTGGCAATTGCTGGGCAAACCGCGACAGTCATGTTCGTGGCGCTCTATCTGCAATTCAATTTTGCAGTCGGTATCTGCTTCGCGCTGATTGCATGTTCCGCATGGCTCAATCTCTATCTGGCATTTCGCTTTCCCACCAATCACCGTTTAAGCCCGACGGCGGCAAGTATCGTGCTGGCGTTCGATATTCTGCAACTGGCAGGATTGCTTTATCTGACGGGCGGCGTTCAGAATCCCTTCGTTATCCTGATGATTGCTCCAGTCATCATTTCAGCAACGTCGCTTTCCGTGCGTCATACGCTGGCACTCGCATTGCTGGTTGTGCTCAGCACCTCTGTGTTGATGCTCTATTACAGGCCTCTGCCTTGGTATCCGGGCGAACATCTCGATTTGCCGATTTTGTTTGTCTCAGGCATCTGGTGCGCGATCATTGCTGCACTGGGCTTTACCGGTGTCTATGCCTATCGCATTGCGGAAGAAACACGCCAGCTGGGCGATGCTCTTGCTGCCACCGAACTCATCCTGCAACGCGAGCAGCACCTGACGGCACTTGATGGGCTGGCCGCCGCCGCCGCGCACGAACTCGGTACGCCCCTTGCCACCATCACTTTGGTCGTCAAGGAAATGCAGCGTACCTATGCCAAAAAACCGGACAGCGATCCGGGCCTTGCTGAAGACATTGCCCTGCTGCAATCGCAGGCTGCGCGCTGCCGTGAAATCCTCCAGCGGCTCACCAGCCTCTCTTCCGAAAACGAAGAGCATATGTCGAGGCTGCCGTTCTCATCGCTGATTGAGGAAGTGATCGAGCCGCATCGTGATTTCGGCATTTTGCTTGAAGTGGAAAAGCAGGAAGGTCCGAAGCCTGAGCCAGTGGTGCGTCGCAATCCGGGTCTTCTTTATGGTCTCGGCAACCTGGTGGAGAATGCTGTCGACTTTGCGCGCGATAAGGTCAGCGTCACTTGGGGCTGGACTGAAAACACCGTCAGCGTGACGATTCAGGATGACGGTGAAGGATTCAAACCAGAAATTCTGGACCGAATCGGTGAGCCCTATATGACCAGTCGTGACAGTGCACATAACGGTGGCGGCGGTCTTGGATTGGGACTTTTTATCGCGAAAACACTGCTGGAACGCTCTGGAGCGCAGATTAGCTTTAAAAATCGCAAGAATCCGGGGCAGGGTGCTGAAGTAAAAGTCACATGGCCTCGATCCGCTTTCATTGTAAGCTAATGAATATATTGCACAATTAATCTTGGGTTGAAGTGCTGTCGCTTTACGCACGGCGCTTCAATTTCATCAAATTTTCGTGCGCGCGATTAGAAATTGCATTTAATCACAATGCTTTACGCTCTGTTGCAATTTAAATTTTGCTGAGATTGCTTCAATAATTCAATGGCTATTTGACTTTTTGCCGCAGGGATATCAATAAGGAAACAAAAATACAGGCAGGAAGAATCCCGATGGACGACTTGAAGCAGGAAGACACCGAAGCCATAGGCAACGATCCGACCCTCCTTCTGGTTGATGACGATAAGCCGTTCTTGCAGCGCCTTGCACGCGCAATGGAAGGAAGGGGCTTTCAAGTGACCACGGCTGAATCAGTCGAGGAAGGCATCGCTGCCGCAAAAGCTTCCGCACCCGCTTATGCCGTTGTCGATATGCGCCTTGGCGATGGAAATGGCCTCGACGTCATTGAAGCCATCCGCACCCGCCGCACCGATACGCGTGCGATTGTGCTCACCGGCTATGGCAACATCGCTACTGCGGTGAATGCTGTGAAGCTTGGCGCGATTGATTATCTTTCCAAGCCAGCTGATGCTGATGAGGTTTTTGCAGCTCTGACCCGTCGTCCGGGCGAAAAGGTTGCACCGCCGGAAAATCCGATGTCCGCTGATCGTGTTCGCTGGGAGCATATTCAGCGCGTTTACGAGATGTGCGAGCGCAATGTTTCCGAAACGGCGCGTCGTCTCAACATGCATCGCCGTACTTTGCAGCGCATTCTGGCCAAGCGCGCACCGCGCTAAAACTAAGCCTCACAAGCATTTTAGGCTTTAATCTATATCGGTCTCGGGTACATCGAGACCTGCAAGCTCTGCAATCGTCAGACGAGCAGCACCTGCTCTTGCAAAACGCAGCATCAGCGCTTTGCGTGTAGCGCCTGAGAGCTTGTGTTCTGGCGCATCGCGCAGAATTTCCGCGCCATAACCATCCGATAAAATGAAGCCGCAATCTTCCGGAAAGATTTCGCGCGGCACGCTCGGATGCG
The Ochrobactrum sp. BTU1 DNA segment above includes these coding regions:
- a CDS encoding DUF120 domain-containing protein is translated as MIVFRGKISSGLGKHSELVIPGKQHLDNSPKDWPDHFASGSLNVQIMEYPSILKSRRKQLKALDRGLVPPSITIPQHEILNNSLRRKFFKPRRGIGQAWRATLYAHSRSMNVWIFRRIGSHMHDCIELISDKRIRENLNIRDQDEVHVVLHS
- a CDS encoding ActS/PrrB/RegB family redox-sensitive histidine kinase, with protein sequence MHAEFDNRASNLSRKPRLTTLVRLRWLAIAGQTATVMFVALYLQFNFAVGICFALIACSAWLNLYLAFRFPTNHRLSPTAASIVLAFDILQLAGLLYLTGGVQNPFVILMIAPVIISATSLSVRHTLALALLVVLSTSVLMLYYRPLPWYPGEHLDLPILFVSGIWCAIIAALGFTGVYAYRIAEETRQLGDALAATELILQREQHLTALDGLAAAAAHELGTPLATITLVVKEMQRTYAKKPDSDPGLAEDIALLQSQAARCREILQRLTSLSSENEEHMSRLPFSSLIEEVIEPHRDFGILLEVEKQEGPKPEPVVRRNPGLLYGLGNLVENAVDFARDKVSVTWGWTENTVSVTIQDDGEGFKPEILDRIGEPYMTSRDSAHNGGGGLGLGLFIAKTLLERSGAQISFKNRKNPGQGAEVKVTWPRSAFIVS
- the regA gene encoding global response regulator transcription factor RegA, coding for MDDLKQEDTEAIGNDPTLLLVDDDKPFLQRLARAMEGRGFQVTTAESVEEGIAAAKASAPAYAVVDMRLGDGNGLDVIEAIRTRRTDTRAIVLTGYGNIATAVNAVKLGAIDYLSKPADADEVFAALTRRPGEKVAPPENPMSADRVRWEHIQRVYEMCERNVSETARRLNMHRRTLQRILAKRAPR